The Vitis riparia cultivar Riparia Gloire de Montpellier isolate 1030 chromosome 3, EGFV_Vit.rip_1.0, whole genome shotgun sequence genome includes a region encoding these proteins:
- the LOC117911289 gene encoding phosphatidylinositol 4-kinase alpha 1 isoform X2, which translates to MEALTELCDLIAENPEQFSEKLAWICSRCPPPESLLGGSPRVSRSHLNAVLAIARFLARCPNQTDHHQRPQSMVLEFLRSVPSSFNQSFWPQSYGQDAISAFYVDFLGYVAKATELSPDFATEVAGFAGEVLITALNHDGEGSGISRVFLMALSQNFPPILPSDAERLVTSLLDQFVVSVPVSAPMSPREAGAAASETSTSSAQSSPISVNHYQPNDSSMSPANEVSRLSGSSSAASASSKGSVVINGGSVALKSSIEQFGVSYAFGDGGGGAAMLRQHVSSFEEESVESLEKQEIAFELIGHILDKVHIDPKLVEQVRLIAKKQLQSLSAFLKIRKRDWTEQGPLLKTRINTKLSVFQAAARLKIKSLSSLDSEGKSSKRLLLETLALLVDASEACLLSVWRKLRICEELFSSLLAGILQIALTRGGQLLRVLLIRLKSLVLTACAQADTWGNSQGAMFEIVMKTSCEIIEFGWIKDRAPVDTFILGLASSIRERNDYEEQDGKEKQATPVVQLNVIRLLADLNVSINKSEVVDMILPLFIESLEEGDASTPSSLRLRILDAASRMASLGFEKSYRETVVLMTRSYLSKLSSVGSAESKTLAPEATTERVETLPAGFLLIASKLANAKLRSDYRHRLLSLCSDVGLAAESKSGRSGADFLGPLLPAVAEICSDFDPTLDVEPSILKLFRNLWFYVALFGLAPPIQKNQPQIKSVSTTLNSVGSMGALALQAVGGPYMWNTQWSAAVQRIAQGTPPLVVSSVKWLEDELELNALHNPGSRRGSGNEKAAVAQRAALSAALAGRVEVTAMSTISGVKATYLLAVAFLEIIRFSSNGGILNGGGASLNASRSAFSCVFEYLKTPNLMPAVFQCLTAIVHTAFETAVSWLEDRISDTGNEAEIRESTLSAHACFLIKNMSQREEHIRDISVNLLSQLRERFLQVLWNSSCLDSLLFSVHDESPSALFNDPAWVATIRSLYQKVVREWIINSLSYAPCTSQGLLQEKLCKANTWQRAQHKPDVVSLLSEIRIGTGKNDSWIGTRTANVPAVIAAAAAASGANFKLTDAFNLEVLSTGIVSATVKCNHAGEIAGMRRFYDSIDGFQPGAAPTGFALGLQRLRSGVSHQPQPENESFNEILLNKFVRRLQQFVNIAEKGGEVNKLSFREICSQATALLLSNLGSNSKSNLEGSSQLLRLLCWCPAYISTPDAMETGVFIWTWLVSAAPQLGSLVLAELVDAWLWTIDTKRGLFASEARYSGPTAKLRPHLSPGEPEQQPEKDPVEQIIAHRLWLGFLIDRFEVVRHNSVEQLLLLGRMLQGTAKLPWKFSRHPAATGTFFTVMLLGLKFCSCQSQGNLQSFKTGLQLLEDRIYRASLGWFANEPEWYDMNNINFAQSEAQSVSIFVHYLSNERVDTVQSESKKGVRENGSSLGDVKDQYHPVWGQMENYAAGREKRKQLLLMLCQHEADRLHVWAQPTNSSSSSRLKISSEKWIEFARTAFSVDPRIALSLASRFPTVPSLKAEVTQLVQLHIMELRCMPEALPYFVTPKAVDENSTLLQQLPHWAACSITQALEFLTPAYKGHPRVMAYVLRVLESYPPNRVTFFMPQLVQALRYDEGRLVEGYLLRAAQRSDIFAHILIWHLQGEQYGPELGKDAASAKNSSFQALLPVVRQRIVDGFTPKALDLYNREFRFFDQVTSISGVLLPLPKEERPAGIRRELKKIQMEGEDLYLPTATTKLVKGIQVDSGITLQSAAKVPIMITFNVVDREGNHDDIKPQACIFKVGDDCRQDVLALQVISLLRDIFEAVGLNLYVFPYGVLPTGPGRGIIEVVPNSRSRSQMGETTDGGLYEIFQQDFGPVGSPSFENARDNFIISSAGYAVASLILQPKDRHNGNLLFDKEGRLVHIDFGFILETSPGGNMRFESAHFKLSHEMTQLLDPSGVMKSETWYKFVSLCVKGYLAARRYMDGIVNTVLMMVDSGLPCFSRGDPIGNLRKRFHPEMSDREAANFMIRTCIDAYNKWTTAGYDLIQYLQQGIEQ; encoded by the exons ATGGAGGCTCTCACGGAGCTATGCGACCTGATCGCGGAGAATCCAGAGCAATTCTCGGAGAAACTCGCATGGATTTGCAGCAGATGCCCCCCACCGGAGTCTCTTCTGGGCGGATCTCCTAGGGTTTCGCGCTCTCACCTCAATGCGGTGCTTGCCATCGCCAGATTCCTCGCGCGATGCCCTAATCAGACGGATCACCATCAGCGGCCGCAATCTATGGTTCTCGAGTTTCTCCGATCGGTGCCCTCTTCGTTTAATCAGTCATTCTGGCCGCAATCGTACGGACAGGATGCGATTTCGGCGTTTTATGTTGATTTTTTGGGGTACGTGGCGAAGGCGACTGAATTGTCGCCGGATTTCGCTACGGAGGTGGCCGGATTCGCCGGAGAAGTTTTGATCACGGCGCTGAATCATGATGGTGAAGGTTCGGGGATCTCGAGGGTGTTTTTGATGGCTTTATCGCAGAATTTCCCGCCAATTTTGCCTTCGGATGCCGAGAGATTGGTAACGTCTCTATTGGATCAGTTTGTGGTCTCCGTCCCGGTATCCGCTCCCATGTCGCCGAGGGAGGCAGGAGCGGCAGCATCCGAAACGTCGACGTCGTCTGCCCAGAGCTCGCCGATTAGTGTCAACCATTATCAGCCGAATGATAGTTCAATGAGTCCGGCCAATGAAGTTAGCCGTCTATCAGGTTCTTCTAGTGCTGCAAGCGCGTCCTCCAAGGGGTCCGTGGTGATAAATGGGGGAAGTGTTGCGTTGAAAAGCAGCATTGAACAATTTGGGGTGAGTTATGCGTTTGGTGATGGAGGGGGTGGTGCGGCCATGTTGAGGCAACATGTTTCGTCGTTCGAGGAAGAGTCAGTGGAGAGCTTGGAGAAGCAAGAGATTGCATTCGAATTGATAGGGCACATACTGGATAAAGTTCATATTGATCCTAAGCTTGTAGAGCAGGTTAGGTTAATTGCAAAGAAACAGCTTCAATCCTTGTCAGCTTTTCTGAAG ATAAGGAAGCGGGATTGGACAGAACAGGGACCGCTACTAAAAACCCGAATAAACACAAAGTTATCTGTATTCCAGGCTGCAGCAAGGTTGAAAATTAAGAGTCTTTCATCCCTTGATTCTGAAGGAAAATCCTCTAAGAGATTGCTGCTTGAAACTCTTGCATTGCTGGTAGATGCTTCTGAAGCATGTTTACTATCAGTGTGGAGAAAGTTGAGAATTTGTGAAGAGCTATTCAGCTCTTTGCTAGCTGGAATTTTGCAAATTGCTTTAACTCGTGGAGGCCAGCTGTTAAGGGTTTTGCTTATTCGTCTCAAATCTCTTGTGCTGACTGCATGTGCACAG GCTGATACTTGGGGTAATAGTCAGGGAGCCATGTTTGAGATTGTCATGAAGACAAGTTGTGAGATAATTGAATTTGGTTGGATCAAAGACAGGGCTCCTGTGGACACTTTCATCTTGGGATTAGCTTCAAGTATTCGTGAACGGAACGATTATGAGGAACAG GATGGGAAAGAAAAACAGGCAACTCCTGTTGTGCAGCTTAATGTTATACGCTTGCTGGCTGATTTGAATGTTTCCATTAACAAGTCTGAAGTGGTAGACATGATATTGCCGCTATTTATTGAAAGCTTGGAAGAGGGTGATGCTTCGACTCCTAGCTCATTACGACTCCGA ATTCTTGATGCTGCGTCTCGCATGGCTAGTTTAGGTTTTGAAAAGTCCTACCGTGAGACAGTTGTTCTGATGACGAGAAGTTATTTGAGTAAACTTTCTAGTGTAGGATCTGCAGAAAGCAAAACGTTAGCTCCAGAAGCCACTACAGAACGTGTTGAG ACTCTTCCTGCAGGGTTTCTTCTGATTGCTAGCAAGCTTGCGAATGCTAAATTGCGGTCAGATTATCGACACCGTTTGCTGTCTTTGTGCTCAGATGTAGGGTTGGCTGCAGAATCCAAAAGTGGAAG GAGCGGAGCAGATTTTCTGGGACCTTTACTTCCTGCTGTTGCTGAAATATGTTCTGATTTTGATCCTACTCTAGATGTGGAACCttcaattctaaaattatttaggAACTTGTGGTTCTATGTTGCACTTTTCGGGCTAGCCCCTCCCATACAGAAAAATCAGCCTCAGATAAAGTCAGTTTCAACAACTCTGAACAGTGTGGGTAGCATGGGTGCACTTGCTCTTCAGGCTGTGGGTGGACCATACATGTGGAATACTCAGTGGTCTGCTGCAGTTCAACGAATTGCTCAGGGGACCCCACCCCTT GTTGTTAGCTCAGTAAAATGGCTTGAAGATGAATTGGAACTTAATGCTCTTCACAATCCTGGAAGTCGTCGAGGGAGTGGAAACGAGAAAGCTGCTGTAGCCCAAAGAGCTGCTCTTTCTGCTGCTTTAGCAGGACGAGTTGAGGTTACTGCAATGAGCACAATTTCAG GCGTCAAGGCTACCTATCTCCTTGCAGTAGCTTTTTTGGAGATTATACGATTCAGCAGCAATGGTGGCATACTTAACGGTGGTGGTGCCAGTTTGAATGCTTCTAGAAGTGCCTTCAGCTGTGTCTTTGAGTACCTCAAAACTCCAAATCTTATGCCAGCTGTCTTCCAGTGTTTGACAGCAATAGTCCACACAGCATTTGAAACAGCAGTATCATGGCTG GAGGATCGAATATCTGATACCGGAAATGAAGCTGAGATCAGAGAATCTACTCTTTCTGCTCATGCCTGTTTTCTCATAAAGAATATGTCTCAAAGGGAGGAACACATTCGAGATATCTCTGTCAACTTGTTGAGTCAACTTAGAGAAAGGTTTCTTCAG GTTCTATGGAATTCCTCCTGTCTGGATTCCCTGCTATTTTCAGTTCATGATGAGTCGCCTTCTGCTCTTTTCAATGATCCTGCTTGGGTAGCAACCATACGTTCTTTATATCAAAAGGTTGTTCGAGAGTGGATCATAAATTCACTTTCATATGCTCCATGCACCAGCCAGGGTCTTCTTCAG GAAAAGCTTTGTAAAGCAAACACATGGCAGAGAGCTCAGCATAAGCCTGATGTGGTCTCTCTTCTATCTGAGATACGGATTGGCACTGGGAAAAATGATAGTTGGATAGGTACACGAACAGCAAATGTTCCTGCAGTTATTGCTGCAGCTGCTGCGGCATCAGGAGCAAACTTTAAATTGACAGACGCCTTCAACTTGGAGGTTCTAAGTACAGGAATAGTCAGTGCAACAGTTAAGTGCAATCACGCTGGAGAAATTGCTGGAATGAGAAGGTTTTACGacagcattgatggatttcaaCCTGGTGCTGCCCCAACAGGCTTTGCTCTTGGCCTTCAAAGGTTGAGATCTGGAGTGTCTCATCAACCACAGCCTGAGAATGAgtcttttaatgaaattttgcTTAACAAATTTGTGCGTCGACTTCAACAATTTGTTAACATTGCAGAGAAAGGTGGGGAAGTGAATAAGTTGTCATTTCGTGAAATTTGTTCTCAGGCAACTGCATTGCTTCTCTCAAATCTG GGCTCTAACTCAAAATCGAATCTAGAAGGCTCCTCACAACTTCTACGTCTTCTTTGTTGGTGTCCGGCTTACATTTCCACCCCGGATGCAATGGAAACTGGTGTATTCATTTGGACTTGGTTAGTTTCTGCTGCACCTCAACTGGGATCTCTTGTCCTTGCTGAGCTTGTTGATGCATGGTTGTGGACAATCGACACAAAACGTGGTCTCTTTGCGTCTGAAGCAAGGTATTCAGGACCAACTGCAAAATTAAGGCCTCATCTTTCCCCTGGAGAGCCAGAACAACAGCCAGAAAAGGATCCTGTTGAACAGATAATCGCTCATAGACTCTGGCTTGGGTTCTTGATTGACCGCTTTGAG GTAGTTAGGCACAATAGTGTTGAACAACTCTTGCTTCTTGGTCGAATGTTACAAGGGACTGCAAAACTACCTTGGAAGTTTTCACGCCATCCTGCAGCTACTGGTACTTTTTTCACTGTCATGCTTCTTGGGCTCAAATTCTGCTCATGCCAGTCTCAGGGCAATCTGCAGAGTTTTAAAACTGGGCTTCAGCTGCTAGAAGATCGGATTTATCG GGCTTCTTTGGGCTGGTTTGCTAATGAACCTGAATGGTATGACATGAACAACATAAATTTTGCCCAGAGTGAGGCTCAATCTGTTTCTATATTTGTTCATTATCTTTCAAATGAACGGGTGGATACTGTTCAATCAGAATCAAAAAAGGGTGTGCGTGAAAATGGGAGCTCTTTGGGTGATGTG AAGGATCAATATCACCCTGTTTGGGGACAGATGGAGAACTATGCTGCTGGAAGAGAAAAACGTAAGCAGTTGCTTTTGATGCTATGCCAGCATGAAGCTGATAGACTTCATGTTTGGGCACAACCCACCAACTCAAG TTCATCTTCTCGGCTGAAAATTAGCTCAGAGAAATGGATTGAGTTTGCCAGAACTGCCTTTTCTGTTGATCCACGGATAGCTTTATCCTTGGCCTCAAGGTTCCCAACAGTTCCTTCCTTGAAGGCTGAAGTGACTCAGCTGGTTCAG TTGCACATAATGGAGCTCCGCTGCATGCCAGAAGCATTGCCATATTTTGTCACCCCAAAAGCAGTTGATGAAAATTCAACACTCTTGCAACAATTGCCACATTGGGCAGCTTGTTCAATTACGCAGGCTCTTGAGTTCCTTACTCCTGCATATAAGGGACACCCACGTGTTATGGCTTATGTTCTTAGGGTTTTGGAATCATATCCTCCTAATCGAGTTACTTTTTTCATGCCCCAGCTGGTTCAGGCTTTACGCTATGATGAAGGG AGGTTGGTTGAAGGATATTTGCTTAGAGCTGCTCAAAGGAGTGATATATTTGCTCATATTCTGATATGGCATCTACAG GGTGAGCAATATGGTCCAGAATTGGGAAAAGATGCAGCCTCTGCAAAG AATAGTTCATTTCAAGCGTTATTGCCAGTTGTTAGGCAGCGAATTGTTGATGGTTTCACCCCCAAAGCCCTTGATTTGTATAATAGAGAATTTCGTTTCTTTGACCAAGTCACATCTATTTCTGGTGTACTTCTGCCACTTCCGAAGGAAGAACGACCAGCTGGTATCAGGAG GGAATTGAAGAAAATTCAAATGGAAGGAGAAGACCTTTATCTACCTACTGCTACTACTAAACTTGTCAAGGGTATTCAGGTGGATAGTGGGATAACTTTACAGTCAGCAGCAAAAGTTCCAATTATGATTACATTTAATGTGGTTGATCGGGAAGGGAATCATGATGATATAAAGCCCCAAGCTTGCATTTTCAAA GTAGGAGATGATTGTCGGCAAGATGTGCTTGCTCTACAAGTGATTTCTCTTCTTCGAGACATATTTGAAGCAGTTGGACTTAATCTCTATGTGTTTCCTTATGGAGTTCTCCCAACTGGCCCAGGGAGAGGGATAATTGAG GTTGTGCCTAATTCACGGAGCAGAAGTCAGATGGGTGAAACCACTGATGGTGGTCTGTATGAGATTTTTCAACAGGACTTCGGACCAGTTGGGTCTCCCAGTTTTGAAAATGCACGTGATAACTTCATTATTAGCAGTGCTGGTTATGCAGTTGCCAGCCTAATACTTCAACCTAAGGATAGGCACAATGGGAACCTTCTTTTTGACAA GGAGGGAAGGCTTGTTCATATCGATTTTGGTTTTATACTGGAAACTTCACCTGGTGGAAATATGCGATTTGAAAGTGCCCACTTCAAGCTGAGCCATGAAATGACTCAATTACTTGATCCATCTGGGGTTATGAAAAGTGAAACCTGGTACAAGTTTGTAAG CTTGTGCGTGAAGGGCTACCTTGCTGCCCGCCGATACATGGATGGGATTGTGAACACGGTGTTGATGATGGTAGACAGCGGATTACCCTGCTTCAGTAGGGGTGACCCCATTGGAAATCTTCGCAAGAGATTTCATCCCGAGATGAGCGACCGTGAGGCAGCCAACTTCATGATCCGCACATGCATAGATGCCTACAACAAGTGGACCACTGCTGGGTATGATTTGATACAATACTTGCAACAGGGCATCGAGCagtga